From the genome of Miscanthus floridulus cultivar M001 chromosome 10, ASM1932011v1, whole genome shotgun sequence, one region includes:
- the LOC136486369 gene encoding disease resistance protein RGA2-like — protein MAVVLDALASYLQDMLLEMAKEEVHLLLGVPDEIKKMGMKLGDLKRFLADADKRDISDQSVKSWVRELRNAMYDATNILDLCQLKAMEQGRSCDMGCFNPLLFCMRNPLHAHDIGNCIKSLNERLDDIEKRSKTFNFINLASYEDNTKKVESSLRARRETTGGDELGVVGEKIEEDTRNLVDLLTKKDKNVHEHKNVMVYAIVGVGGIGKTTLAKKIFNHDSIKQEFQKRIWLSVNQEFSDVDLLERAITGAEGNHQAPRNTKDTLEQSLKEAVEGCKTLLVMDDVWDHHAWEMVLEPPLINSLARGSRVLVTTRHDTVARGMIAEVPYHHVDKLEEEDAWSLLKKQVVGNENNDEPKVDALKDIGTSIIAKCDGLPLAVKVIGGLLRQKNIRRSDWKNVLNDSTWSVSQMPEELNYAVYLSYQDLHPKLQSCFLHYALLPKSVLFGYDRIVAMWIGEGFVHGNSRDIEVLGKEYYDQLIARNLLEPDPRYVDNAVCNMHDVVRSFAQYLTRDEALIAHKTETGHTNNINPQNVIRLSLKSKESESNELEWSSLQAHISLRTLILVGETKINPGDSLSSFPCLRTLHIEDGNFDALSESLVQLKHLRYLCLVGTDTSRLPEKIAKMKFLQCIDLSRCKSLMKLPVGIGKLQQLTYLSLGASGIKNIPRGFGGLTNLRKLWGFPAHVEGDWCSLEELGPLNQLMRLRIHGLENVSSSSFAIKARLGEKVHLSHLCLQCTSGRNRWVKQEEHRLVKQEEQQQIEKVFDELCPPPCLENLEINGYFGQRLPKWMTSTPIVPLGCLRILFMEDLPYCTELPDSLCQLPSLEFLQIISAPAIKHVGPEFLLPHHHEHPGALVNFGSDLKIQVDGCPSLERISNLPNLQNLVIIECPELQVLEGLPALHRLTLEDYDMKTLPGYLKDVNPRDLLLDCDVSLLASIAKGKSRPEWDKCSHIKQVRAYANDDDNNIRRKWYVKYTRDSFSLKTNISLSADASWDETEEVLLDKVAQVWREFIVEQQRE, from the exons ATGGCGGTGGTACTGGATGCTTTAGCATCCTACCTCCAAGACATGTTGTTGGAGATGGCTAAAGAAGAGGTGCATCTGCTCTTAGGTGTTCCCGATGAGATAAAAAAGATGGGGATGAAGCTTGGGGACCTTAAGAGGTTCCTCGCCGATGCTGACAAGAGGGACATCAGCGACCAGAGTGTGAAATCATGGGTGAGAGAGCTTAGGAATGCCATGTATGATGCTACCAACATCCTTGATTTGTGCCAGCTCAAGGCGATGGAACAGGGTCGAAGCTGTGATATGGGCTGCTTCAATCCCTTGCTCTTTTGTATGAGGAATCCTCTCCATGCTCATGACATCGGTAATTGCATAAAAAGTCTTAATGAGAGGCTAGATGACATTGAGAAGCGTAGCAAAAccttcaacttcattaaccttgcaTCTTATGAGGACAACACAAAAAAGGTAGAATCCTCGCTTCGCGCTAGGCGTGAGACAACAGGGGGGGATGAGTTAGGTGTGGTTGGTGAGAAGATTGAGGAGGACACAAGAAATCTTGTGGATTTGCTCACGAAGAAGGACAAAAATGTACATGAACACAAAAATGTTATGGTTTATGCTATTGTGGGAGTAGGAGGGATTGGCAAAACCACCCTTGCCAAGAAGATCTTTAATCATGACTCCATCAAACAAGAGTTTCAAAAGAGAATATGGTTGAGTGTCAATCAAGAATTTAGCGATGTTGATCTATTAGAGAGAGCAATCACTGGAGCAGAAGGAAACCATCAAGCACCAAGAAACACAAAGGACACACTAGAGCAAAGCCTTAAGGAAGCCGTGGAGGGGTGCAAGACCTTATTGGTGATGGATGATGTTTGGGACCACCATGCATGGGAGATGGTGCTCGAGCCTCCATTAATAAACTCACTTGCTCGTGGAAGTCGTGTTCTCGTAACAACGAGACATGACACGGTCGCTCGAGGCATGATAGCAGAGGTGCCCTACCACCATGTCGACAAACTAGAAGAAGAAGATGCCTGGTCTTTGCTCAAGAAGCAG GTGGTTGGAAATGAAAACAATGATGAACCAAAGGTTGATGCATTGAAGGACATTGGAACGTCGATTATAGCAAAATGTGATGGTTTGCCTCTCGCAGTCAAAGTAATAGGAGGCCTTCTCCGCCAGAAAAACATAAGGCGAAGCGACTGGAAAAATGTCCTAAATGATTCTACATGGTCAGTATCTCAAATGCCTGAAGAGCTAAACTATGCAGTATACCTTAGCTATCAAGATTTGCACCCAAAGTTGCAGTCTTGCTTTCTGCACTACGCCCTCCTCCCCAAGAGCGTATTGTTCGGGTATGACCGTATTGTTGCCATGTGGATTGGGGAAGGATTTGTTCATGGAAACTCACGTGATATAGAAGTATTAGGAAAAGAGTACTATGACCAGCTAATAGCTAGGAACCTTCTAGAGCCAGATCCAAGGTATGTGGACAATGCAGTTTGCAATATGCATGATGTTGTTCGCTCATTCGCTCAGTATTTGACTAGAGATGAAGCATTGATAGCTCACAAAACTGAGACTGGCCATACCAATAACATTAACCCACAAAATGTTATTCGGTTATCACTAAAATCCAAAGAATCAGAGTCAAATGAGCTAGAGTGGAGTTCTCTACAAGCACATATATCACTGCGAACACTTATTTTAGTTGGGGAAACAAAGATCAACCCAGGTGATTCACTGTCATCTTTTCCTTGTTTGCGGACCCTACATATAGAAGATGGAAATTTTGATGCATTGTCTGAATCTTTGGTCCaactcaaacacttgaggtatttGTGTCTAGTTGGCACTGACACATCTAGGCTGCCAGAAAAAATAGCCAAGATGAAATTCTTACAGTGCATTGACCTTTCTCGTTGTAAAAGTTTGATGAAGCTTCCTGTTGGCATTGGAAAGTTACAGCAGCTGACGTATCTAAGCCTTGGTGCCTCAGGTATAAAAAATATACCCAGGGGTTTCGGCGGCCTAACTAATTTGAGGAAATTATGGGGGTTTCCAGCCCATGTGGAGGGTGATTGGTGTAGTTTGGAAGAATTAGGACCTCTTAACCAGCTCATGCGTCTTCGTATACATGGCCTGGAGAATGTATCTTCTTCCTCATTTGCTATAAAAGCCAGGCTTGGTGAAAAGGTGCACCTCAGCCATCTGTGCTTACAGTGCACTAGTGGACGTAATCGGTGGGTGAAACAGGAAGAGCACCGGTTGGTGAAACAGGAAGAGCAGCAACAAATCGAGAAGGTGTTTGATGAGCTCTGCCCTCCGCCTTGCTTAGAAAATCTTGAAATCAATGGGTACTTTGGTCAACGACTTCCAAAGTGGATGACGTCGACACCAATTGTGCCCCTTGGATGCTTGAGGATTCTATTCATGGAAGACTTGCCTTATTGCACGGAGCTACCCGACAGCCTGTGCCAGCTCCCCAGCTTGGAGTTCCTACAGATTATAAGTGCCCCAGCCATCAAGCATGTTGGGCCAGAGTTCTTACTACCACACCATCATGAGCACCCAGGCGCTTTGGTAAACTTTGGTTCTGATTTGAAAATTCAGGTGGATGGATGTCCTAGCCTGGAGAGGATCAGTAACCTACCAAATTTGCAGAACCTCGTGATCATAGAGTGCCCAGAGTTGCAGGTACTAGAGGGTTTGCCTGCACTTCATAGACTCACACTGGAGGACTACGACATGAAAACACTCCCTGGATACTTGAAGGACGTAAACCCAAGGGATTTACTTCTAGACTGTGATGTCTCACTGCTCGCTTCCATAGCTAAAGGAAAATCTAGGCCTGAGTGGGACAAGTGCAGTCATATCAAGCAGGTTAGGGCATATGCAAATGATGACGACAACAACATTCGAAGGAAGTGGTACGTGAAGTACACGAGAGATTCTTTCAGCTTGAAGACAAACATCAGCCTCTCTGCCGACGCTTCAT GGGATGAAACAGAGGAGGTGTTATTGGACAAAGTGGCGCAAGTTTGGAGGGAATTCATCGTGGAACAACAGAGGGAGTaa